In a genomic window of Amblyomma americanum isolate KBUSLIRL-KWMA chromosome 4, ASM5285725v1, whole genome shotgun sequence:
- the LOC144129800 gene encoding sulfotransferase 1C2-like — protein sequence MDAKKPYFKVVDGIQRCPNLVEQVFRKNLHFKAQEGDVVQCTYVGCGTKWLHYIITLILRRGEPLANVQEFGRCIRSIDHHSDLDQWVPQVLPMRLFITRMPLSRDMMNADAKYVCVARNPWDVCVSYFHRARYLSAYRFQDGTFQEFFDAFLQESFGLTGYIEAVSAAYALKDESNVFFVTYEDLIRNTGAVVVKLAAFLGEHYGRQLQQDRSVVRKIVEHSSAQSMRDMLAVKAVQKPRTEAVNVRSGYQAVRSAKVGEWSNFFTAEQLRGMEAKIQAASDAACFMHLWDDIRAETIAAAQQS from the coding sequence ATGGACGCCAAGAAGCCCTACTTCAAAGTGGTCGACGGCATCCAGAGATGTCCCAACCTCGTCGAACAAGTGTTCAGGAAGAACCTCCATTTCAAAGCCCAAGAAGGTGACGTGGTGCAGTGCACCTACGTCGGATGCGGCACGAAGTGGCTTCACTACATCATCACGCTGATCCTCAGGCGAGGCGAGCCCTTAGCCAATGTGCAGGAGTTTGGCCGCTGTATACGCTCGATCGACCACCACAGCGACCTCGACCAGTGGGTGCCACAGGTGCTGCCTATGCGCCTGTTCATTACGCGAATGCCCCTCAGCCGCGACATGATGAACGCTGATGCTAAATACGTCTGCGTCGCCCGAAACCCCTGGGACGTGTGCGTTTCGTACTTCCACAGGGCCAGATACTTGAGTGCCTACCGCTTTCAGGACGGCACCTTTCAAGAGTTCTTCGACGCTTTCCTCCAGGAGAGCTTCGGACTGACAGGGTACATAGAGGCCGTGAGCGCTGCATACGCCCTGAAAGACGAATCCAACGTGTTCTTTGTGACTTACGAGGATCTGATCAGGAACACTGGAGCCGTCGTCGTCAAGCTCGCGGCGTTCTTGGGGGAACATTACGGCCGACAGCTGCAACAAGATAGGTCAGTTGTCCGCAAGATTGTAGAGCACTCTAGTGCTCAGAGCATGAGGGATATGCTGGCTGTGAAAGCGGTGCAGAAGCCAAGGACGGAGGCCGTCAACGTCAGATCAGGATACCAGGCCGTCAGAAGCGCCAAGGTAGGCGAGTGGAGCAATTTTTTCACGGCGGAGCAGCTTCGGGGCATGGAGGCGAAGATACAAGCAGCTTCGGATGCAGCATGCTTCATGCACCTCTGGGACGACATCAGGGCCGAGACGATCGCCGCCGCTCAGCAGTCGTGA